Below is a window of Aquarana catesbeiana isolate 2022-GZ linkage group LG11, ASM4218655v1, whole genome shotgun sequence DNA.
ataataaaaatagaaaactgCGCTTGGAAGAAATTAAATTAAATACAATGGTGAGaatgaaactaaaataaaaataataataatgataataataataaataaagagctgcggttataagtgaggcacaccagtacaaatataaaaacaaaaaaaaaaacgcgctagaaaatgttgaaaacaatgATGAGAGTGTAAAGTCCAATacgaaaaaaaagtccaaataatcaTGAGTGACGTGAAAATTCCTCAGTGTTGTACTGTTGAAAGATGATAATTCAAATATAACATATCTacgtggtgaaatgcttaccagaacgtaagccaaaatCAAACGAGTGGCTTAAAACCCGGCCCGGGCCTTTAGAGAGCGATTCCAATGGGACAGGATAGGTCACACTCGTGGTGTAGATTCAGGTCCGCATGGGGTTACCCAAAAAATATATGGCaaaaaaaccccttttttttctttttctttttgagttttgttattgtatcagtattacgctatgttttttgcCATATATTTTTTGGGTAACCCCATGCGGACCTGAATCTACACCACGAGTGTGACCTATCCTGTCCCATTGGAATCGCTCTCTAAAGGCCCGGGCCGGGTTTTAAGCCACTCGTTTGattttggcttacgttctggtaagcatttcaccacgtAGATATGTTATATTTGAACTATCATCTTTCAACAGTACAACACTGAGGAATTTTCACGTCACTCAtgattatttggactttttttttttttgtattggacttTACACTCTCATcattgttttcaacattttctatagcgcgtttttttttttgtttttagaatacAAATAATATTCACATGTAAATTTAGTGTGGATTTTCCGGCAGATCTAGAATCCAACAGTAAAGGCCAACTCCAgacaaaatattaaccacttcccaccccatCTAATCCAGCCTGCAGATCCCTTTTTGtttaaaatgtattgtttttttttttttgaaccttgTGAAGCAAAGTGTACCTGCCTAAGGAAGTGTTTTGGATGTACTGCTTGGTGGGAACACACAGGACCTCTGTTATATCCGGATGGGTTTGAAGAATTACTTGGGGTTCATCCCATGAAGGCTGTGTCTTCCCGCAGCTTTCCACCATTTGTGGCGCTGTTTGCCTACTCTTGTTTTTGCTCCCCTTACCCCTCCCCCGTGTACCCTGGATATACTGCCTTTTGGGTTCCTTGTGGTCCCTACGGATTTATCATCTTGGTGTCTCTCATTGAACACCCTTCTCCTCTGCTCTGCGAAACGCGTTGGGATATTGGAACTCCCCcatggcctattttttttttttttacactactgtATAGtcaacatacactcaccggccactgtattaggtacaccctgctagtagcgggttggaccccctttattagttacaccttgctagtagcaggttggaccccctttattagttacaccttgctagtagcaggttggaccccctttattagttacaccttgctagtagcaggttggaccccctttattagttacaccttgctagtagcaggttggaccccctttattagttacaccttgctagtagcaggttggaccccctttattagttacaccttgctagtagcgggttggaccccctttattaattacaccttgctagtagctgaggcacagcagcggtgccattggctcccacagctgtcaaccAATCAGTGGAGAGAGGGGGTGTGGCCGGGTcagggctttgtgtctgaatggacacggggagctttgactcggctccagtgccaccatagcaagctgctgactgtgggggcactcaacaggagggaggggccaggatcacagaagagggaccccaggagaggaggatcggggctgctctgtacaaatccaactgcacagaggaggtaagtataacatgttgtttatttaaaaaaaaaaaaaacaggactttacaatcactttaaagctgaactacagaaatatgaaaaaaaaacacaccttttcagtggagcccccccccttaaaatattCACTTTCCATTTCCccgcagttcagctttaaagtgaacatTTTAAGGGGGGCCCAACTGAAAAGGtgtcttttttttcatatttctgtagttcagctttaaattatttgtatgactgtgtttttttttttgtttttttttttttgtttttgttttttaatatttttccttatttttttttttcctaaggtcCCTAGAATCGGAGAGCCGCCTCGCCTGCACAGAGAAGACAGCGTATGCACCCCCGTACTTCCCATCTCACAGAGTAAGTTACAAAGCACCTTGTGAAGATGGGACCCGGTCCACTAATGTCCGGGTTATAATATGTTATCGGCCGGGAGCCCCCCGAGTGTTCCGGGAGCCCCCCGAGTGTTCCGTCACCTCCGAGGAGCCGCATATTTCTGTTCACTTACTTTGTGAGTTGTTTATTGTTCTTTGGAAGAACTGTCTATTCgttctgtgcagctgctgcactcCTTGTGTGTTCTATGAGATGATGTGCGGCTCACCCTCTAATAAAATGTCACTTGTTTTCTAaaacattgtgatttttttttattttttcttcaaagaaatgttatttaaccacttgcctaccgggcacttttacccccttcctgcccaggccaatttttagctttcagcgctgtcacactttgaatgacaattgcgcggtcatacaacactgtacacataggacatttttagtattttttcctccccaaaaatagagctttcttttgatggtgtttgatcacctcctggggttttttattttttgttaaaaaaaagaaaaataaaaggcagAAACTGTTTAAAAAAcgaaaccgttttatattttgttataatattttgcaaacgggtaatttttctccttcattaatgtgcactgataaggcagcactgagaggtggcactggtgggcactaagaggtggcactgaagggcactgatgggtggcagtgatgggcagcactgctacatggcactgataggtggcaccactggtgggcattgataggtggcaccactggtgggtacttataggtggcactgatagctggcagtgatgggcactgatgggtggcagtgatgggcactgataggcagaactgctaggtggcactgatgggcacctctggtgggctctgataggtgtcactggggggcattgatgggtggcactggtgggcactgattggttgcactggtgggcactggcaggtggcactggtgggcacagaggaggtggctgtgcctcttcctcttcgggaccgatgtgccctttttttctcctcacgccgtcggtgtgagaaaaaaaaaaaaaaagattaccaatcttctgtttacatcacgtgatcagctgtcattggctgacagctgatcacgtggtaaggggccgggtcaTTCAGCTGTAGTGCGGATgggaacaggttaaaaaaaaaaaaaattgatcttgtACTTTTTCCACCATCTTCCTACTACATTGTGTCAGTACAGAGGTACACTATATTAACCcttttgtcattttattttatttttttggtaaaataaaaaaaggtgttgTTGCACCAAGtaagtagatacccaacatgtcaatctTTACATTTTCAATTcagcaattttgtaaaaaaaaaaaaaaaagtgaaggcacactatgagttaagtccaacgaGGTGTATGACCTCTCCTGGACTCCTCTATTATTTAGATCTGGCAGGTTTATTGCTCTGTGGAAGAGGGATCTGAGAGGAGAAGAGCACACCCACCTTTCTGCCcgttcacagaagcctttgtattttgtgaatgtgttagTAAGGTTCCTGTGACTggacaggaggaggggaggggcgggtgtAGCACCTGCAGCGACTTTACTGTGATTGAACCGCCAATGGAGCAGTGGGGGGGGTCTGCAGTGACTTACTTACACGTGTTTGTGTGTGAACCTTATACAcagggttttggggttttttttgcccatAAGGATAAGCAATGCTTGGATGTGAAATGGGAGCCTAGAGCTCCACCTGCAGGCTGCACATGAAAATACAAAATATCGGGACAGTTTTTGTTGAGCAAAAGTTATAttcttgttttttcattttgtttcaATCTTGtttcttaaagtagatgtaaacccgatgAAAGACCCATCATTTGTGGCTCTACCCTCAATAGATCAGTAACCTACATAGAAACAACTCCTGACTTATGACCATAAACTTTATTCTGTGGTTTAAAAGCCATTAAAATGGAATAAAACCACGCATCCCCGAAGACCCCCAAGTGTGTATATTGTGACGCAAAGCCTGTATGCATGGCTCTCATCACCACAACGTTTCTCCTCCCTTTTCTCACATCTTAGTGCTGCTCGTCTCCTGTGGCCTCTTTGCAGCCAGTTCCTTTTCACGTGCGCTCCATCGcttggctgcatggcatttctcatatGTGATGAACCCCAGTCTCCATTGgaagcctgtgtgacagggtgacgCCGTATGAACAAAATTGGAAGACAGAGCGAGTTGTCACACCATAACAAGAGGTTACCTAACCAGCCCCttgatggcaggatcaccagttatcATTTTAACCAGTTCCTGCTCAGCCTATAGTATAATGATAGCCAGGTGGGACATTCACCAatccaggtggacgtcatatgacgtcctcccgaaaCGTGCCTCGCATACGCCCCACAGGCCACATTGCGCCACGgtctgtcatctgctgtgtccaccggaatgactgatcagtgtaccggcctgctgccggtaccatgtgatcgctgtgtccaatcacagcagatcacatgaccatTTGTACACAACGAATGGCTTTTTTTTcttgccatccattgtgtactgttgtgttgATCTCTGATtgctcacagtgatcacatggtacagacagggccaatcgcagcccatctgtaccatgtggttagctgtgaccaatcacagctagccacAATAGTAAACACAGAATGAATTGATTttaatgaaattcactgctataaccgtgtgtgtgtgtgtgtgtgtgtgtgtgtgtgtgtgtgtgtgtgtgtgtgtgtgtaaaaaaaaaaaaaattctgatcagtcccccagagtggtacagtgttactatggtaacacggtattgctctggtcacaaaaaaaaattgttaaaagaaatgtaataaaaaagtggaaaaaaactttttttttttttttttttttttgttttattacactGTCACCAatcggtgtccctgatcaccgccacaccagttatatgatgtcgctgtactgcactggtcacagtatataaaaaaaaaataaaaaattgtgatcgTAATGGGAAAaagtttccttttctttctttctttctttctttctttctttctttctttctttctttctttctttctttctttctttctttctttctttctttctttctttctttctttctttctttctttctttctttctttctttctttctttctttctttctctttttccccaaaaattgtgattAAAATTACAACTTCTaagaactcaccatgcctcttaatataTACTTTGGACtgtcctactttccaaaaaggggtcatttttttgggaggggggtatttgtacagtccTGGCGTTCtctggcctcaagaaatgagatcagatcgtcagtacatcaagattgatcgATTCTCAgatatctatcccatagtttgcggactctataactttcctacagactaaattaatatacactgatttgagttctTTTCGCCAAAGAAATGgaacagaatacagtttggcctaaatctgtgaagaaagattatttatttgcaaagtcttgtaacagaaatgaagaaaacgcgtccttttttttaaaaaaaatttggtagcttttttatttagcaaaagttaaaaaaaaaaaaaaaaaacagtagtgctTAAATACTACCTAAAAAGCTCTAtctgttgcatgaccgcgcaattgtcattcaaagtgtgagagcgctgaaagccgaaaatgatcctgggcaggaagggggtgaaagttcccggtattgaagtggtttaataaaagctgcagatttaaaaatctttaattaaaaaaaaaaaatatatatattttttcaatgacATCATGATGAAATTTGTGCGGCTGGGTTTACATCTAGGttatcttttttattttctgctcaGGTAATTCAGATAGGAGTGTGACGATGATGCAGCAGGACCGGAGTTATCTCTTTCGCACCGATTCGTCGACAGAGGAGCCCCACAATGGCTTACCAGCCTGGGGCAAGGCGCACCAAAATTTTCCGGAACCGGATTCTGCCAGCAAGGGAGACAGCTACGACTCTGACCAAACCATAATTGAGTCTGAGGGTTCACAGGAGACCAATCTCACCCCAATTCCATCAGACCCCACTTGTAGCAGAACAGCTTCAAATCAAAGCATAGCCGCGGAGAAAGGCCGGGCGCACGTTTTTGACATTTTTGGCTTTGACTGCAGTGAAAGTTCTAAAGTAAATCGTGTTGAGCTTCTTTCTCCTCCAAACCCCCTACAATCTCAGGAGGACACAGGTCGCGATGTGTCTTTAGAATTAGATGGCGCACGCGGTAGGGTCGAGACCAAGGCGTCATTAGCTAAGAGGAGCAGCAGGGGAGGAGCCCCGCCTAAAAGACACGCCCCACCCGCCCATGAGCAGCAGAACTCTGCGCCTTGTGTTTCTGGAGTACAGGACGAAACGCGTGGGCACTTGCCTCAAGGTTTGACGTCTTGGAGGTTTCAGCCAAAGGTCCACCTGAGCCCGCTGCCTCTGGATCTGGTGAGGAAGTACATTTATCGGCATCCTGATAGTGACTCTACTCCCTCATCTGTGTGTTCTGGGCTGAGCCAGAACTCATCGTGTACATATAGTGTTCTGGTGGAATCTTCTGTTACCCCTGATGATTACAGTAATGATCCGGACTATTCTCCAGGCTGTGATATTTGACACACTGGATATAAGTAAGGGGCGTTTTTATTTCCTGGGGAAAATTTTAACCAACCTAAAAGATTATTGCTTTGCGCAGCTGGAGAAACTGTTTCCTAACCCCTGCCAGCCCAAACCAATACTGACAttcttctcctacatgtaaaaatcatatttttttgctagaaaattactcacaacccccaaatatatatatatatataattattttttttttttttttttttttttttttttttttttcttatcagagaccctagggaataaaatggcggtcgttgcaataatttatttattaatttatgccacacggtatttgcgcagcaatttttcagatgtgattttttttttttcttttgggaaaagaAACACTTTCTTggtgtaaccacttcagcctcgggggatttggctgttgaatgaccaggccattttttgcgattcggaactgcatcactttaactgacaattgcgcggtcgtgcgacgttgcacccaaaccaaattgacgtcctttttttcccacaaatagagctttcttttggtggtattttatcaccctctacggtttttattttttgcgctataaaccaaaaaacagcaacaattttgaaaaagacacaatattttgtaatttttgcaataataaatatccccttttttttttttttaaaaaaagctaatttttccttagtttaggccgatatgtattcttctacatatttttggtaaaaaaaattgcaataagcgtttattgattggtttgcgcaaaagttaggggatagatttataacatttttattcattttttttttttttttttaccactactagtaatggtggcgatctgcgatttttatcaggactgcgacattatggcggacacatcggacacttttgacacatttttgggaccattgacaattatacagcgatcatgctataaaaatgcactgattactgtaaaaatgtcactggcatggaaggggttaacactagggggcgatcaaggggttaactgtgttccctagtgtgtgttctaactgtagggggagaggaCTGACCTAGGGTCGGTGaaagatcgtgattcctagctattaggaactcacgatctgtctctcctcacagaacagtgatttgtgtgtttgcacacacacacgtgcctgttctgcctctcgtgccacaagcatcggcacccccgcagtgcagcaggcgtgtgtgcgcgcctgctatcccacttaaaggagccaacgtacaatTACTATGGCTcccgggatcgtgccgacctgttgcaatataatgacggcggctggtcggcaagcggtaaaaaaaaaacaaaaccgaatATTCGCCACAATTGTTTTGCAtgatgtgacagatgatgttacgccgtgtaaatagatacctaacatgtcacgctttaaaattgcgcacgctcgtggagtggcgccaaacttcgctacctaaaaatctccatggtctatgctttaaaaatgttttacaggttaccagttttagagttacagaagtagtcttgtactagaattattgctttcgctctgttagtggcgatacctcacgtgtgtggtttgaacgccgtttacgtATGcaggcgtgacctacgtatgcgttcacttctgcgtgcgagcacgaggggatggaggcgctttaaaaatttgatttttttttttatccttttccctttttaaattttttattttttggtcactTGTATTCCACTTACAACTCCACCATTTATTCCACTTTTAATCCTAATGTAAACCCTTGTAATAGGattaaggcatgacaggtcctctttatagagagatctgaggTCCCAAGATCTCTCCtcctatgctggaaagcctgagatcaaaaacAAAAATCGATCTCGGGTTttccagcaaaaataaaaaaaagccaagtGTCTACATCTGCCGGCAcctgaagtgacgtcatgatgtcgttTTCATcttccgagggtcatagagatggccggggaccttATGGTTCACAGCtagctctatggtaaaccgccgccggattcattctccggctccccGATCGCACCGGAGAGACCTGAGAAGGACCAGAGGGTGGAGCCGTCCCCTCCCGCCTCCTGTAAAAGCAATCACGCGGCTAAATAGCCGCTTTAATGGCTTTTACAATCTAGGGAAtcgatggctgaaaaaaaaaaaatttctgcatgatgcctgt
It encodes the following:
- the TINF2 gene encoding TERF1-interacting nuclear factor 2 isoform X1; amino-acid sequence: MSGSCRDEVLVVAKAVWLVMQRRDFKNFNRIVEFLELTHDQAPGLICYRHRARLSAGLRGKIVLNMIEDKRPLLDILEALNIHFPPVCPDDSTAPPRDAAKVKQSKTHFRKLVLRMIRDEKFRQNYLATTLQAEYGEMFLEALDKLLWEFLYRLQTVLQQEVPRIGEPPRLHREDSVCTPVLPISQSNSDRSVTMMQQDRSYLFRTDSSTEEPHNGLPAWGKAHQNFPEPDSASKGDSYDSDQTIIESEGSQETNLTPIPSDPTCSRTASNQSIAAEKGRAHVFDIFGFDCSESSKVNRVELLSPPNPLQSQEDTGRDVSLELDGARGRVETKASLAKRSSRGGAPPKRHAPPAHEQQNSAPCVSGVQDETRGHLPQGLTSWRFQPKVHLSPLPLDLVRKYIYRHPDSDSTPSSVCSGLSQNSSCTYSVLVESSVTPDDYSNDPDYSPGCDI
- the TINF2 gene encoding TERF1-interacting nuclear factor 2 isoform X2; the encoded protein is MSGSCRDEVLVVAKAVWLVMQRRDFKNFNRIVEFLELTHDQAPGLICYRHRARLSAGLRGKIVLNMIEDKRPLLDILEALNIHFPPVCPDDSTATTLQAEYGEMFLEALDKLLWEFLYRLQTVLQQEVPRIGEPPRLHREDSVCTPVLPISQSNSDRSVTMMQQDRSYLFRTDSSTEEPHNGLPAWGKAHQNFPEPDSASKGDSYDSDQTIIESEGSQETNLTPIPSDPTCSRTASNQSIAAEKGRAHVFDIFGFDCSESSKVNRVELLSPPNPLQSQEDTGRDVSLELDGARGRVETKASLAKRSSRGGAPPKRHAPPAHEQQNSAPCVSGVQDETRGHLPQGLTSWRFQPKVHLSPLPLDLVRKYIYRHPDSDSTPSSVCSGLSQNSSCTYSVLVESSVTPDDYSNDPDYSPGCDI